The following proteins are co-located in the Schistocerca nitens isolate TAMUIC-IGC-003100 chromosome 2, iqSchNite1.1, whole genome shotgun sequence genome:
- the LOC126236288 gene encoding splicing factor U2AF 50 kDa subunit, which translates to MGEENKGERDRDKDRDRDKDRRRRSRSREHRKRSRSRSRGRRSRSRDKRDRDRRSRSPSKKEKRSRRRKPSLYWDVPPPGFEHITPLQYKAMQAAGQIPANIVADTPQAAVPVVGSTITRQARRLYVGNIPFGVTEEEMMEFFNQQMHLSGLAQAAGNPVLACQINLDKNFAFLEFRSIDETTQAMAFDGINFKGQSLKIRRPHDYQPMPGMSENPSVNVPAGVISTVVPDSPHKIFIGGLPNYLNEDQVKELLMSFGQLRAFNLVKDSATGLSKGYAFCEYADVTMTDQAIAGLNGMQLGDKKLIVQRASVGAKNAQIGQQAPVQIQVPGLTMVGGAGPATEVLCLLNMVTPEELRDEEEYEDILEDIKEECNKYGVVRSVEIPRPIEGVDVPGCGKVFVEFNSIIDCQKAQQSLTGRKFNNRVVVTSYFDPDKYHRREF; encoded by the exons ATGGGCGAAGAAAATAAAGGCG AGAGAGACAGGGACAAAGACAGAGATAGAGATAAGGATAGACGAAGAAGATCAAGATCTAGAGAGCACCGGAAGAGGTCCCGATCAAGAAGCCGTGGTAGACGGTCTCGTAGCAGAGATAAACGTGACAGGGATAGACGGAGCAG GTCACCCAGCAAAAAAGAGAAACGATCAAGACGGAGGAAACCATCTTTATATTGGGATGTACCTCCACCAGGCTTTGAGCACATTACACCCCTCCAATACAAGGCGATGCAAG CTGCTGGCCAGATTCCAGCTAATATAGTAGCTGACACACCTcaagcagcagtgcctgtggttggTTCAACAATTACTCGCCAGGCTCGTcgtctgtatgttggcaatattccATTTGGGGTCACTGAg GAAGAAATGATGGAATTTTTTAACCAGCAGATGCACCTTTCTGGTCTTGCTCAAGCAGCAGGAAATCCAGTTTTAGCTTGTCAGATTAACTTGGACAAGAATTTTGCATTTCTAGAG TTTCGGTCAATAGATGAGACCACACAGGCAATGGCCTTTGATGGAATAAATTTCAAAGGTCAAAGTTTAAAGATTAGAAGGCCCCATGACTACCAACCAATGCCAGGGATGTCAGAGAATCCATCAGTTAACGTTCCTG CAGGCGTGATTAGCACGGTAGTCCCGGATTCACCGCACAAGATCTTCATTGGTGGCCTTCCCAATTACTTAAATGAGGATCAG GTTAAAGAGTTACTTATGTCCTTTGGACAGTTACGTGCTTTCAACCTTGTGAAGGACTCAGCCACAGGGTTAAGCAAAGGCTATGCCTTTTGTGAATATGCTGATGTGACAATGACTGACCAG GCTATAGCTGGACTAAATGGCATGCAGTTAGGTGATAAAAAATTGATTGTGCAACGAGCAAGTGTAGGTGCAAAGAATGCACAGATAGGACAGCAAGCCCCTGTTCAAATCCAAGTTCCAGGTTTGACAATGGTAGGAGGTGCTGGACCTGCTACCGAA GTCCTCTGTCTGCTCAATATGGTCACTCCAGAAGAACTTCGGGATGAGGAAGAGTATGAAGATATTCTTGAGGATATAAAAGAAGAGTGTAACAAATATGGAGTTGTGAGATCGGTGGAAATTCCAAGGCCTATTGAAGGTGTAGATGTACCCGGATGTGGAAAG GTTTTTGTGGAATTCAATTCAATTATAGATTGTCAAAAGGCCCAGCAGTCACTGACTGGCCGAAAGTTCAACAACCGTGTTGTGGTGACGTCTTACTTTGACCCAGATAAATATCATCGCAGAGAGTTTTAA